The following are from one region of the Dermacentor albipictus isolate Rhodes 1998 colony chromosome 5, USDA_Dalb.pri_finalv2, whole genome shotgun sequence genome:
- the LOC135917266 gene encoding spidroin-1-like — protein MKTFVAIALLSAASLAYAGPRVKTDSPSANGAPLTSGRLSGRLPGASGFSSPGGMSGASGPGGFGGPGAFGGPVGLGGLAGPFAPVGSAGAGPQVGRPSSGFQGFGGPAGPGSAGVFPSFPGAFSGPSGVSPAGAGASPVGRPVSAGPSAAPSVGRPGAPAGGFLPSSVVLGAWYPGSYNVWPTYDPVYYGHGPYGFGFGDGYGFGSAGVPLGGYFYGLPGDYFGDNGYWGGLGGYGYGYPGLGFSWGPHASRGFGASSSSAGSSAGQGAGSSSLAAGRASAPGSASSASQSPARQ, from the exons ATGAAGACCTTCGTTGCCATCGCACTCTTGTCTGCTG CCTCCCTGGCGTATGCTGGGCCACGCGTGAAGACCGACTCTCCCAGCGCCAACGGTGCTCCGTTAACATCAGGAAGACTTAGTGGCAGACTTCCCGGAGCGTCCGGATTTAGCAGTCCTGGTGGAATGAGCGGAGCTAGTGGACCTGGCGGATTTGGCGGACCTGGCGCATTTGGCGGACCTGTCGGACTTGGCGGACTTGCCGGACCTTTCGCACCCGTTGGATCTGCCGGCGCTGGCCCACAAGTTGGCCGCCCAAGTTCTGGCTTTCAGGGTTTCGGTGGACCCGCAGGACCCGGCAGTGCTGGCGTATTTCCCAGTTTCCCCGGTGCCTTCTCTGGCCCGAGCGGAGTATCCCCCGCCGGAGCCGGCGCTTCACCCGTTGGTCGCCCTGTATCTGCTGGTCCTAGCGCTGCACCCTCAGTTGGCCGACCTGGAGCACCAGCCGGAGGCTTCCTACCCAGCAGTGTCGTCCTTGGAGCATGGTACCCTGGTAGCTACAACGTATGGCCAACGTATGACCCAGTATATTACGGACACGGTCCCTACGGCTTTGGCTTCGGTGATGGCTACGGTTTTGGCTCGGCTGGCGTTCCTCTCGGCGGATACTTCTACGGTCTTCCCGGAGACTACTTCGGCGATAACGGCTACTGGGGCGGCCTCGGTGGCTATGGTTATGGCTACCCTGGCCTGGGTTTCTCCTGGGGCCCTCACGCTTCCAGAGGTTTTGGAGCCTCTTCGTCTTCTGCCGGTTCTTCCGCTGGCCAGGGCGCTGGAAGTAGTAGCCTTGCAGCTGGAAGAGCTAGTGCACCCGGCAGTGCTAGCAGCGCCAG CCAATCACCCGCAAGGCAATAA
- the LOC135917264 gene encoding uncharacterized protein, with protein MKTFVAIALLSAASLAYAAPRAAVKTDVGGGALASGPSRAASSFGPGASAAPGRFGGPGASAGPAGFGGSGPSAGPVGFGGPAGFGGPGFGGPGFGGAAGFGGVSGPSAPSRAGPQGGVPSFAVFGGPSVSAGGFPADAGVSPAGPSAAGPSAAPSGGRPSAPARGLVHGGVVPWAWYPGSYSVWPVYGPAYYGPGLGDGYGFGLAGVPLGGYFYGAPGDFFGDNGYWGGLGGYSYGYPGHGFSWGPQSFGGFGSSPSSAGSASSQGTSGSNRVAAGASQAARSTSQVPARQ; from the exons ATGAAGACCTTCGTTGCCATCGCGCTCTTGTCTGCTG CCTCACTAGCGTATGCTGCGCCACGTGCTGCCGTGAAGACTGACGTGGGTGGCGGCGCCCTCGCGTCAGGACCCAGCAGGGCCGCCAGCAGTTTCGGACCTGGCGCATCTGCTGCACCTGGTAGATTTGGTGGACCTGGCGCATCTGCTGGACCTGCCGGATTTGGGGGATCTGGTCCATCTGCTGGACCTGTCGGATTTGGCGGACCTGCAGGATTTGGCGGACCAGGCTTTGGCGGACCAGGATTTGGCGGAGCTGCAGGCTTTGGCGGAGTTAGCGGACCTTCTGCACCTTCCCGAGCTGGCCCACAAGGTGGTGTCCCAAGCTTTGCCGTTTTCGGTGGGCCAAGCGTATCCGCAGGAGGATTCCCCGCTGATGCCGGCGTTTCCCCCGCTGGTCCGAGCGCTGCTGGTCCGAGCGCTGCACCCTCAGGTGGCCGACCTAGTGCACCAGCCCGAGGCCTCGTGCACGGTGGAGTCGTCCCTTGGGCATGGTACCCTGGTAGCTACAGTGTATGGCCGGTGTATGGTCCAGCATATTACGGACCCGGCTTGGGTGATGGCTACGGTTTTGGCTTAGCTGGCGTTCCTCTTGGCGGATACTTCTACGGTGCTCCTGGAGACTTCTTCGGCGATAACGGCTACTGGGGCGGCCTCGGTGGCTATAGTTACGGATACCCTGGCCACGGTTTCTCCTGGGGCCCTCAGAGTTTTGGAGGCTTTGGATCCTCTCCGTCTTCTGCTGGTTCTGCCTCTAGCCAGGGCACATCAGGAAGCAACCGTGTAGCTGCAGGAGCCAGTCAAGCTGCCCGTAGCACCAG CCAAGTACCCGCAAGGCAATAA